In one window of Fibrobacter sp. UWH4 DNA:
- a CDS encoding NYN domain-containing protein encodes MDTEKKIALIIDCDNAKADAIYGIMEELSKFGETSIRRAYGNWKGNNPWEEVLHPFAIQPIQQFPYTKGKNATDLAMTIDVMELLFTESIDIFAIVSSDSDFTPLAMKLRAKSKQVIGFGEEKTPQPFIDSCNSFIYIDKFKKPTETDEATSNIEKWDRNKLRGHTKIMNAIRKAINEEAEDDGWALASKISQQINHLISLSPKNFGYAKWPSLIRATEYFEEGKNSKGQPVFRIKKK; translated from the coding sequence ATGGACACTGAAAAGAAAATTGCCCTAATTATCGACTGCGACAATGCTAAGGCAGATGCCATTTACGGCATTATGGAAGAACTCTCCAAGTTCGGGGAGACGAGTATCCGCAGGGCGTACGGCAACTGGAAGGGGAACAATCCCTGGGAAGAGGTCTTGCATCCGTTCGCGATTCAGCCGATACAGCAGTTTCCCTATACGAAAGGGAAGAATGCAACCGACCTCGCTATGACTATTGACGTGATGGAACTCCTGTTCACAGAAAGCATCGACATTTTCGCCATTGTGAGCAGCGACTCGGATTTTACGCCGCTTGCCATGAAGCTCAGGGCCAAATCAAAACAAGTAATTGGGTTTGGCGAAGAAAAGACTCCGCAACCGTTCATTGATTCATGTAATTCCTTCATTTATATTGACAAGTTCAAGAAGCCTACGGAAACGGATGAAGCGACTAGCAATATCGAGAAATGGGATCGCAATAAATTGCGCGGTCATACTAAAATTATGAACGCCATTCGTAAAGCGATAAATGAAGAAGCGGAAGATGATGGTTGGGCGCTAGCATCAAAAATATCTCAACAGATTAACCACTTGATTTCGTTAAGTCCCAAGAATTTTGGTTATGCAAAATGGCCTTCTCTAATTCGCGCTACAGAGTATTTTGAAGAAGGGAAAAATTCTAAAGGTCAACCCGTTTTCCGTATTAAGAAAAAATAA